The genomic DNA GTGCCCAGGCGGAACTGCCCCGTGCGCGTGCCGGGCTCCAGGTGCGCGGCCGGGCTCAGCATCGTCCAGTCCAGCTCAGGCTCCGCGCGCAGCAGGTTCAATGCCTGGCGCGCGCCTTCGGCGGTACCCTTCCACTGGGCCGGGAATGCCGGCGTATCCACCAGCTGCACGCCGGGCGCCACCTCCAGGCTGCCCGCACCGCCGACGACCAGCAGGCGCCGCACGCCCGCAGCCTTCGTGGCCGCGATCACGGACGTGATGCCACGCACGTAATACTCGTACACATCCGACTGCGCGTGGCCGCTGAAGGCGCTGATCACGGCCTCGTGGCCGCGCAGCCGCTCCGCCAGTGCGGCCTGGTCCAGCACGTCGGCCTGCACGGCCGTCACGCCGGCGCGGTCCGCCAGCTTTTCGGGCTTGGTGACGATGGCGGTGACCTGATGGCCGCGGGCCAGCGCCTCGTCCAGCAGTTTACTGCCCACATAGCCGGTAGCGCCGATCAATACGATGTTCATGATGTGTCCTTTCAGGTGTGGTGTTGATGATCAGCATGATGCCTGGGACCGTTGTTACGATAAACGGATGAGTCCATAATTCATTCATCCGAATTTCTTAACAATCCCATGGCCCTGCCCGGACAGGTCGACCTGAACGACCTCATTGTATTTACCGCCGTCGTCGAGGCGGGCGGCTTTGCCGCCGCTGCGCAGCGCCTGGGCGTGGCCCCGGCGAAGGTCAGCGTGGAGGTGGCGCGGCTGGAGAGCCAGCTGGGCGTGGCGCTGTTTGCCCGCACCACCCGCCGGGTCGTCCCCACCGAAGCGGGCCTAGCCTTGCATGCGCGTTGCGCGCCGCTGCTGGGAGAGCTGCGCAGTGCGCTCGACAGCGTGCACGCGCCCAGCGCCGCACTGACGGGCACCCTGCGCGTGACGGCACCGATCGACCTCAGCAGCGGCTCGGTGGCGCCGGCACTGAGCCGGTTCGCACAGCTGCATCCCGCCCTGACGATCGACCTGCGCAGCGCGGACGGCATCGCCGACCTTGTCGCCGAAGGCATCGACGTGGCCATCCGCATGGGCTGGCTGCGCGATTCGTCGCTGCGCGCGGTGAAGCTGGGGGAATTCGAGCAGTACATCGTCGCTGCGCCGGACTACCTGCGCCGCGTCGGCCTGCCCACGGAACCGGAAGACCTGGCAAGGCTGGACTGGATCGCGATGACGCGCCTGCCGACGCCGCTGACTTGGGAGCTGACCGGTCCCGACGGCGAGATGCGCACCGTGCAAAC from Pseudoduganella armeniaca includes the following:
- a CDS encoding NAD(P)-dependent oxidoreductase, coding for MNIVLIGATGYVGSKLLDEALARGHQVTAIVTKPEKLADRAGVTAVQADVLDQAALAERLRGHEAVISAFSGHAQSDVYEYYVRGITSVIAATKAAGVRRLLVVGGAGSLEVAPGVQLVDTPAFPAQWKGTAEGARQALNLLRAEPELDWTMLSPAAHLEPGTRTGQFRLGTDQLLLDAAGESRISVEDYAVAMIDELERPAHRRARFAVAY
- a CDS encoding LysR family transcriptional regulator; this translates as MALPGQVDLNDLIVFTAVVEAGGFAAAAQRLGVAPAKVSVEVARLESQLGVALFARTTRRVVPTEAGLALHARCAPLLGELRSALDSVHAPSAALTGTLRVTAPIDLSSGSVAPALSRFAQLHPALTIDLRSADGIADLVAEGIDVAIRMGWLRDSSLRAVKLGEFEQYIVAAPDYLRRVGLPTEPEDLARLDWIAMTRLPTPLTWELTGPDGEMRTVQTRARIKVDTSGALLALLRDGAGISILHQYAVQEDLRAGRLVRVLPQWSAPRGGTWAVLPPGRHLARNAQAFIEFYREHLRQWTSVQSE